In Vespa crabro chromosome 13, iyVesCrab1.2, whole genome shotgun sequence, one DNA window encodes the following:
- the LOC124428815 gene encoding uncharacterized protein LOC124428815 isoform X2, with the protein MSERRRIFSSTRLNEQERAFGKENICDLRQSNKLAGTNSQKAPSSKKSHPSDIGGPCYCNVNPCNNIIYNNVKSSAKKTPFRIHFDRAGNDYNKGVRVRERIVEYDTRRIEELKRNTRFLDNKLVLCPRRDFYTKKEQPEVNVAQNFQKNVPNSSVSSSSDKRTVRSVKSIFDLKLPKGQISITKSLVDLSQESKQSTNIVNKVRDASKQDFRPTKSTKELLCTTSHLRSRYCSDQRTVVVARSRIASTGSTNKDIVDRQKQQDGGLNKWNAFDGNKDSLFAGISTILSSDSLKNQAITRGPNKSDSLDILISRGKLTNDRERQPLVWNKIPSKVQGKVKNDWEVVKQNTDFSPYLLYHADYLVDLLTIEKDKEDNSPKLSSGFIDKYTNNEPRNIIVAFLIHLATHCRYPSFILYQAVKLFDIILDKIPIDITDMQLVAITALWVVLKKEGNFNNVPSATLMLGLIPNQQYANVDILAEWERVILRSLKFNISFSDPFSIFVFYVVNCDYHDQDSICNRTITKIYYCGGYIIDLTLLDVSFSYITSNHLALATAELVMCIVLDSDAQLINPRWHFWRRIITDGINIPIRIYDDEINVLRSTMISHVLESEKKHTKEETVKKRYGHNRYGNISNFLLEKIKKIPPENYSISM; encoded by the exons ATGTCAGAACGTCGTAGAATTTTTTCATCAACGAGATTAAACGAGCAAGAGAGAGCATTCGGTAAGGAGAATATTTGCGATTTAAGGCAATCCAACAAATTGGCTGGTACCAATTCTCAGAAGGCTCCATCTTCGAAAAAATCTCATCCCAGTGATATCGGTGGCCCGTGCTATTGTAATGTGAACCCGTGtaacaatataatttacaaCAATGTCAAGTCGTCGGCGAAAAAGACACCGTTTAGAATTCACTTTGATCGTGCTggaaacgattataacaaagGAGTTCGCGTTCGAGAACGGATCGTCGAGTATGATACTCGCAGGATCGAGGAACTTAAGAGAAATACACGATTTTTGGATAATAAG CTCGTGTTATGCCCGAGACGCGATTTTTACACGAAGAAAGAACAACCGGAAGTGAACGTGGCCCAGAATTTCCAGAAGAACGTTCCTAACTCATCcgtttcttcatcttctgATAAAAGGACAGTAAGATCGGTTAAATCCATTTTCGATCTCAAATTACCAAAGGGACAGATTTCAATCACAAAATCTTTGGTAGATCTTTCTCAGGA AAGTAAACAATCAACAAACATTGTCAACAAAGTCCGCGATGCAAGTAAACAAGATTTTCGTCCTACAAAGTCTAC GAAAGAATTGTTGTGTACGACGTCTCACTTACGCTCAAGATATTGTTCCGATCAACGAACAGTCGTCGTAGCTAGGAGCAGAATAGCCTCGACTGGTTCTACAAACAAAGATATTGTCGATCGACAGAAACAACAGGATGGTGGATTGAATAAATGGAACGCATTCGATGGCAACAAAGATTCGTTATTTGCGGGtatttcgactatactttccTCCGATTCGTTGAAGAATCAAGCTATTACTAGAGGCCCGAATAAGTCTGACTCATTAGATATATTGATATCTCGAGGAAAATTAACGAACGATCGGGAAAGGCAACCGTTGGTATGGAATAAAATTCCATCGAAG gtacaaggaaaagtaaaaaacgatTGGGAAGTCGTTAAACAGAATACTGATTTTTCTCCGTACTTGTTATATCATGCCGATTATCTCGTTGATCTGCTGACTAttgaaaaagataaggaagaTAATTCACCAAAATTATCTTCCGGATTTATCGACAAATATACTAATAACGAACCGAGAAATATAATAGTCGCTTTTCTCATACATTTGGCT acACATTGCCGCTATCCGTCGTTCATTCTCTATCAAGCGGTGAaactttttgatattattctcGACAAAATTCCTATAGATATAACGGACATGCAACTGGTAGCTATAACAGCGTTATGGGTTGTCctgaagaaagaaggaaacttCAATAACGTTCCATCG GCAACATTAATGCTCGGCCTAATTCCGAATCAACAGTACGCTAACGTAGATATATTGGCCGAATGGGAGAGAGTGATCTTGCGTTCtctcaaatttaatatatcattttccgatccattttctattttcgttttttacgtGGTTAATTGCGATTACCACGATCAGGATAGTATTTGCAACCGTACCATCACCAAAATCTATTACTGCGGAGGTTATATT ATCGATTTGACGTTATTGGATGTGAGCTTTAGTTACATAACGTCGAATCATTTGGCACTCGCTACGGCTGAATTAGTAATGTGCATTGTCCTGGACAGTGATGCCCAATTAATAAACCCTCGATGGCATTTCTGGAGACGTATTATAACAGATGGTATTAACATTCCAATAAG aatttacgaCGATGAGATCAATGTGTTAAGATCAACTATGATCTCTCACGTTTTGGAGTCAGAGAAAAAGCATACGAAGGAGGAGACggtgaaaaaaagatatggtCACAATAGATACGGTAATATTTCGAACTTTCTTCtagagaagataaagaagatacCGCCTGAGAACTATTCGATTTCTATGTAA
- the LOC124428815 gene encoding uncharacterized protein LOC124428815 isoform X3 produces MSERRRIFSSTRLNEQERAFGKENICDLRQSNKLAGTNSQKAPSSKKSHPSDIGGPCYCNVNPCNNIIYNNVKSSAKKTPFRIHFDRAGNDYNKGVRVRERIVEYDTRRIEELKRNTRFLDNKLVLCPRRDFYTKKEQPEVNVAQNFQKNVPNSSVSSSSDKRTVRSVKSIFDLKLPKGQISITKSLVDLSQESKQSTNIVNKVRDASKQDFRPTKSTYVEKKELLCTTSHLRSRYCSDQRTVVVARSRIASTGSTNKDIVDRQKQQDGGLNKWNAFDGNKDSLFAGISTILSSDSLKNQAITRGPNKSDSLDILISRGKLTNDRERQPLVQGKVKNDWEVVKQNTDFSPYLLYHADYLVDLLTIEKDKEDNSPKLSSGFIDKYTNNEPRNIIVAFLIHLATHCRYPSFILYQAVKLFDIILDKIPIDITDMQLVAITALWVVLKKEGNFNNVPSATLMLGLIPNQQYANVDILAEWERVILRSLKFNISFSDPFSIFVFYVVNCDYHDQDSICNRTITKIYYCGGYIIDLTLLDVSFSYITSNHLALATAELVMCIVLDSDAQLINPRWHFWRRIITDGINIPIRIYDDEINVLRSTMISHVLESEKKHTKEETVKKRYGHNRYGNISNFLLEKIKKIPPENYSISM; encoded by the exons ATGTCAGAACGTCGTAGAATTTTTTCATCAACGAGATTAAACGAGCAAGAGAGAGCATTCGGTAAGGAGAATATTTGCGATTTAAGGCAATCCAACAAATTGGCTGGTACCAATTCTCAGAAGGCTCCATCTTCGAAAAAATCTCATCCCAGTGATATCGGTGGCCCGTGCTATTGTAATGTGAACCCGTGtaacaatataatttacaaCAATGTCAAGTCGTCGGCGAAAAAGACACCGTTTAGAATTCACTTTGATCGTGCTggaaacgattataacaaagGAGTTCGCGTTCGAGAACGGATCGTCGAGTATGATACTCGCAGGATCGAGGAACTTAAGAGAAATACACGATTTTTGGATAATAAG CTCGTGTTATGCCCGAGACGCGATTTTTACACGAAGAAAGAACAACCGGAAGTGAACGTGGCCCAGAATTTCCAGAAGAACGTTCCTAACTCATCcgtttcttcatcttctgATAAAAGGACAGTAAGATCGGTTAAATCCATTTTCGATCTCAAATTACCAAAGGGACAGATTTCAATCACAAAATCTTTGGTAGATCTTTCTCAGGA AAGTAAACAATCAACAAACATTGTCAACAAAGTCCGCGATGCAAGTAAACAAGATTTTCGTCCTACAAAGTCTACGTACGTTGAGAA GAAAGAATTGTTGTGTACGACGTCTCACTTACGCTCAAGATATTGTTCCGATCAACGAACAGTCGTCGTAGCTAGGAGCAGAATAGCCTCGACTGGTTCTACAAACAAAGATATTGTCGATCGACAGAAACAACAGGATGGTGGATTGAATAAATGGAACGCATTCGATGGCAACAAAGATTCGTTATTTGCGGGtatttcgactatactttccTCCGATTCGTTGAAGAATCAAGCTATTACTAGAGGCCCGAATAAGTCTGACTCATTAGATATATTGATATCTCGAGGAAAATTAACGAACGATCGGGAAAGGCAACCGTTG gtacaaggaaaagtaaaaaacgatTGGGAAGTCGTTAAACAGAATACTGATTTTTCTCCGTACTTGTTATATCATGCCGATTATCTCGTTGATCTGCTGACTAttgaaaaagataaggaagaTAATTCACCAAAATTATCTTCCGGATTTATCGACAAATATACTAATAACGAACCGAGAAATATAATAGTCGCTTTTCTCATACATTTGGCT acACATTGCCGCTATCCGTCGTTCATTCTCTATCAAGCGGTGAaactttttgatattattctcGACAAAATTCCTATAGATATAACGGACATGCAACTGGTAGCTATAACAGCGTTATGGGTTGTCctgaagaaagaaggaaacttCAATAACGTTCCATCG GCAACATTAATGCTCGGCCTAATTCCGAATCAACAGTACGCTAACGTAGATATATTGGCCGAATGGGAGAGAGTGATCTTGCGTTCtctcaaatttaatatatcattttccgatccattttctattttcgttttttacgtGGTTAATTGCGATTACCACGATCAGGATAGTATTTGCAACCGTACCATCACCAAAATCTATTACTGCGGAGGTTATATT ATCGATTTGACGTTATTGGATGTGAGCTTTAGTTACATAACGTCGAATCATTTGGCACTCGCTACGGCTGAATTAGTAATGTGCATTGTCCTGGACAGTGATGCCCAATTAATAAACCCTCGATGGCATTTCTGGAGACGTATTATAACAGATGGTATTAACATTCCAATAAG aatttacgaCGATGAGATCAATGTGTTAAGATCAACTATGATCTCTCACGTTTTGGAGTCAGAGAAAAAGCATACGAAGGAGGAGACggtgaaaaaaagatatggtCACAATAGATACGGTAATATTTCGAACTTTCTTCtagagaagataaagaagatacCGCCTGAGAACTATTCGATTTCTATGTAA
- the LOC124428815 gene encoding uncharacterized protein LOC124428815 isoform X1, giving the protein MSERRRIFSSTRLNEQERAFGKENICDLRQSNKLAGTNSQKAPSSKKSHPSDIGGPCYCNVNPCNNIIYNNVKSSAKKTPFRIHFDRAGNDYNKGVRVRERIVEYDTRRIEELKRNTRFLDNKLVLCPRRDFYTKKEQPEVNVAQNFQKNVPNSSVSSSSDKRTVRSVKSIFDLKLPKGQISITKSLVDLSQESKQSTNIVNKVRDASKQDFRPTKSTYVEKKELLCTTSHLRSRYCSDQRTVVVARSRIASTGSTNKDIVDRQKQQDGGLNKWNAFDGNKDSLFAGISTILSSDSLKNQAITRGPNKSDSLDILISRGKLTNDRERQPLVWNKIPSKVQGKVKNDWEVVKQNTDFSPYLLYHADYLVDLLTIEKDKEDNSPKLSSGFIDKYTNNEPRNIIVAFLIHLATHCRYPSFILYQAVKLFDIILDKIPIDITDMQLVAITALWVVLKKEGNFNNVPSATLMLGLIPNQQYANVDILAEWERVILRSLKFNISFSDPFSIFVFYVVNCDYHDQDSICNRTITKIYYCGGYIIDLTLLDVSFSYITSNHLALATAELVMCIVLDSDAQLINPRWHFWRRIITDGINIPIRIYDDEINVLRSTMISHVLESEKKHTKEETVKKRYGHNRYGNISNFLLEKIKKIPPENYSISM; this is encoded by the exons ATGTCAGAACGTCGTAGAATTTTTTCATCAACGAGATTAAACGAGCAAGAGAGAGCATTCGGTAAGGAGAATATTTGCGATTTAAGGCAATCCAACAAATTGGCTGGTACCAATTCTCAGAAGGCTCCATCTTCGAAAAAATCTCATCCCAGTGATATCGGTGGCCCGTGCTATTGTAATGTGAACCCGTGtaacaatataatttacaaCAATGTCAAGTCGTCGGCGAAAAAGACACCGTTTAGAATTCACTTTGATCGTGCTggaaacgattataacaaagGAGTTCGCGTTCGAGAACGGATCGTCGAGTATGATACTCGCAGGATCGAGGAACTTAAGAGAAATACACGATTTTTGGATAATAAG CTCGTGTTATGCCCGAGACGCGATTTTTACACGAAGAAAGAACAACCGGAAGTGAACGTGGCCCAGAATTTCCAGAAGAACGTTCCTAACTCATCcgtttcttcatcttctgATAAAAGGACAGTAAGATCGGTTAAATCCATTTTCGATCTCAAATTACCAAAGGGACAGATTTCAATCACAAAATCTTTGGTAGATCTTTCTCAGGA AAGTAAACAATCAACAAACATTGTCAACAAAGTCCGCGATGCAAGTAAACAAGATTTTCGTCCTACAAAGTCTACGTACGTTGAGAA GAAAGAATTGTTGTGTACGACGTCTCACTTACGCTCAAGATATTGTTCCGATCAACGAACAGTCGTCGTAGCTAGGAGCAGAATAGCCTCGACTGGTTCTACAAACAAAGATATTGTCGATCGACAGAAACAACAGGATGGTGGATTGAATAAATGGAACGCATTCGATGGCAACAAAGATTCGTTATTTGCGGGtatttcgactatactttccTCCGATTCGTTGAAGAATCAAGCTATTACTAGAGGCCCGAATAAGTCTGACTCATTAGATATATTGATATCTCGAGGAAAATTAACGAACGATCGGGAAAGGCAACCGTTGGTATGGAATAAAATTCCATCGAAG gtacaaggaaaagtaaaaaacgatTGGGAAGTCGTTAAACAGAATACTGATTTTTCTCCGTACTTGTTATATCATGCCGATTATCTCGTTGATCTGCTGACTAttgaaaaagataaggaagaTAATTCACCAAAATTATCTTCCGGATTTATCGACAAATATACTAATAACGAACCGAGAAATATAATAGTCGCTTTTCTCATACATTTGGCT acACATTGCCGCTATCCGTCGTTCATTCTCTATCAAGCGGTGAaactttttgatattattctcGACAAAATTCCTATAGATATAACGGACATGCAACTGGTAGCTATAACAGCGTTATGGGTTGTCctgaagaaagaaggaaacttCAATAACGTTCCATCG GCAACATTAATGCTCGGCCTAATTCCGAATCAACAGTACGCTAACGTAGATATATTGGCCGAATGGGAGAGAGTGATCTTGCGTTCtctcaaatttaatatatcattttccgatccattttctattttcgttttttacgtGGTTAATTGCGATTACCACGATCAGGATAGTATTTGCAACCGTACCATCACCAAAATCTATTACTGCGGAGGTTATATT ATCGATTTGACGTTATTGGATGTGAGCTTTAGTTACATAACGTCGAATCATTTGGCACTCGCTACGGCTGAATTAGTAATGTGCATTGTCCTGGACAGTGATGCCCAATTAATAAACCCTCGATGGCATTTCTGGAGACGTATTATAACAGATGGTATTAACATTCCAATAAG aatttacgaCGATGAGATCAATGTGTTAAGATCAACTATGATCTCTCACGTTTTGGAGTCAGAGAAAAAGCATACGAAGGAGGAGACggtgaaaaaaagatatggtCACAATAGATACGGTAATATTTCGAACTTTCTTCtagagaagataaagaagatacCGCCTGAGAACTATTCGATTTCTATGTAA
- the LOC124428814 gene encoding transferrin — protein sequence MWCQKSIVILASLAAMMMTSNAAVGQSRLVFTLCIPEIYWKECVQMMEDSASKGIPISCISGRDRYECVEKVGRKEADVVAVDPEDMYLAAKDNELALKAGYNVVEQVRTKEEPDAAYRYEAVAVIHKDLDINNVQGLRGLKSCHTGVGRNVGYKIPLTKLTALSVLGNINDPEYSARENELRALSSLFSEGCLVGTWSPDPAINQRLKETYSNMCALCEKPEICDYPDIYSGYEGALRCLAHNGGNIAWTKVIYVKRFFGLPIGVTPAVPTNEDPSNYLYFCPDGTKVPINADTKPCTWAARPWQGYMANGGVNNIEAVQKELTELGQLGEKEKAAWWKDLLLLDEKTLAVASSPIAPEQHLKNAKYLDVIERNSGAPERNARWCVWTQNDLNKCRALSRAAHSRDARPRLICLLEKTQDACLVAVRDDGADLVVVDGGSVLRAITEFNAQPIISEIYGSGSTKYSERPAVVVVKKGSPIKALADLRGKRSCHSGYQDDFAGWLAPVHALKKANLITSEEDLTEFFDGSCAPGAQPGSKLCQQCVGNIASNDDKVTEATKCKPNEAEAFKGGQGAIKCLTSDKGDVAFLPLPALMEIDKKNETEGGVKTSDFMLVCPDGGLAPVKEWSRCNLGLEPPRIILSSAGKTVHALDELKHGVLAASTIYSKKPDLLRLFGSWGGHPNVLFKDDATNLISVDNSWTQWNTWATTKADYKIKA from the exons ATGTGGTGTCAGAAAAGTATCGTGATCCTTGCGAGCTTAGCGGCTATGATGATGACCAGCAACGCTGCCGTTGGCCAATCTAGACTCGTCT TTACCCTTTGTATACCGGAAATATATTGGAAGGAATGCGTGCAGATGATGGAAGATTCGGCGAGCAAAGGAATCCCTATTTCTTGCATTTCCGGTCGCGATAGATACGAATGCGTAGAGAAAGTTGGTAGAAAAGAGGCCGACGTAGTCGCTGTCGATCCGGAAGATATGTATTTAGCTGCTAAGGACAACGAGTTAGCTTTGAAGGCCGGATACAACGTCGTAGAACag GTAAGAACAAAGGAGGAACCGGATGCGGCTTATCGTTACGAAGCAGTTGCTGTGATACACAAGGATTTGGACATAAACAACGTTCAAGGACTCCGCGGTTTAAAATCTTGTCACACTGGTGTTGGACGTAACGTCGGTTACAAAATACCTCTCACGAAATTGACGGCTTTGAGCGTACTCGGTAACATAAACGATCCAGAATATTCTGCTCGCGAGAATGAACTTCGGGCATTGAGCTCGCTCTTCAGCGAGGGTTGCCTAGTTGGTACTTGGTCACCGGATCCAGCAATAAATCAAAGACTCA AGGAAACGTACAGCAACATGTGCGCGCTTTGCGAAAAACCAGAAATTTGCGATTATCCAGATATATATTCGGGTTACGAAGGTGCTCTGCGTTGTCTCGCTCACAACGGCGGTAACATTGCCTGGACGAAAGTTATTTAcgttaaacgatttttcggaTTGCCTATCGGCGTTACACCAGCGGTCCCAACTAACGAAGATCCAAGCAATTACCTTTACTTCTGTCCTGATGGCACAAAGGTACCCATCAATGCCGATACCAAGCCCTGTACCTGGGCTGCTCGACCATGGCAAGGATATATGGCTAACGGTGGAGTCAACAACATAGAAGCCGTACAAAAG GAATTAACCGAATTAGGACAATTgggtgaaaaggaaaaggctGCTTGGTGGAAAGATTTGTTGCTGCTAGATGAAAAAACTCTGGCTGTTGCTTCGTCGCCGATTGCTCCTGAACAACATTTGAAGAACGCGAAATACTTGGACGTCATCGAAAGGAACTCGGGTGCACCTGAAAGGAATGCCCGCTGGTGTGTATGGACTCAGAATGATCTGAACAAGTGCCGTGCCTTGAGTAGAGCAGCTCACTCAAG AGATGCTAGACCCAGACTGATTTGCTTATTGGAGAAGACTCAGGATGCCTGCTTGGTAGCGGTCAGAGATGATGGGGCTGATCTAGTAGTCGTTGATGGTGGATCGGTACTACGTGCAATAACGGAATTCAATGCGCAACCGATTATTTCAGAAATTTATGGAAGTGGCTCGACGAAATATAGCGAAAGACCGgcagttgttgttgttaaaaaAGGCAGCCCTATCAAAGCACttg CCGATTTGAGAGGCAAACGATCTTGCCACAGTGGTTACCAAGACGACTTTGCTGGATGGTTGGCACCGGTTCACGCTCTTAAGAAAGCAAATTTGATTACCTCGGAAGAGGATCTAACAGAATTCTTTGATGGCTCCTGCGCACCTGGCGCACAGCCAGGATCGAAATTGTGTCAGCAGTGTGTTGGTAACATTGCATCCAATGACGACAAGGTAACCGAGGCAACTAAGTGTAAACCAAACGAGGCGGAAGCCTTTAAAGGAGGTCAAGGTGCTATCAA ATGTCTGACTTCGGACAAGGGTGATGTGGCCTTCTTGCCTCTACCTGCTCTCATGGAAATTG ATAAGAAGAACGAGACCGAAGGTGGCGTGAAGACATCCGACTTTATGTTGGTCTGTCCTGACGGTGGTTTAGCACCGGTTAAGGAATGGTCGAGATGCAATCTGGGATTAGAACCACCGCGCATCATTTTAAGCTCTGCTGGAAAAACGGTACATGCCTTGGACGAATTGAAACATGGTGTTTTGGCAGCCAGTACGATATACTCTAAGAAACCAGATCTCTTACGACTATTCGGTAGCTGGGGTGGCCATCCCAACGTATTGTTCAAG GACGACGCAACAAATCTTATCTCAGTCGACAATTCATGGACCCAATGGAACACATGGGCTACGACAAAAGCGGACTATAAAATCAAGGCTTAA